The following proteins are encoded in a genomic region of Peromyscus maniculatus bairdii isolate BWxNUB_F1_BW_parent chromosome 12, HU_Pman_BW_mat_3.1, whole genome shotgun sequence:
- the Bcl6 gene encoding B-cell lymphoma 6 protein, with translation MASPADSCIQFTRHASDVLLNLNRLRSRDILTDVVIVVSREQFRAHKTVLMACSGLFYSIFTDQLKCNLSVINLDPEINPEGFCILLDFMYTSRLNLREGNIMAVMATAMYLQMEHVVDTCRKFIKASEAEMVPALKPPREEFLNSRMLMPHDIMGYRGREVVENNLPLRNTPGCESRAFPPSLYSGLSTPPASYPMYSHLPLSSFLFSDEELRDAHARMPVANPFPKERTLSCDSARPVPSEYSRPAMEVSPSFCHSNIYSPKEAVPEEARSDMHYSVAEGPKPAAPSARNASYFPCDKASKEEERPSSEDEIALHFEPHNAPLNRKGLVSPQSPQKSDCQPNSPTESCSSKNACILQASGSPPAKSPTDPKACNWKKYKFIVLNNLNQNAKPEGSEQTELGRLSPRAYPAPSACQPPLEPENLGLQSPTKLSASGEDSTIPQASRLNNIVNRSLTGSPRSSSENHSPLYMHPPKCTSCGSQSPQHTEMCLHTAGPTFPEEMGETQSEYSDSSCENGAFFCNECDCRFSEEASLKRHTLQTHSDKPYKCDRCQASFRYKGNLASHKTVHTGEKPYRCNICGAQFNRPANLKTHTRIHSGEKPYKCETCGARFVQVAHLRAHVLIHTGEKPYPCEICGTRFRHLQTLKSHLRIHTGEKPYHCEKCNLHFRHKSQLRLHLRQKHGAITNTKVQYRVSAADLPPELPKAC, from the exons ATGGCCTCACCGGCTGACAGCTGTATCCAGTTCACCCGCCATGCGAGTGATGTTCTTCTTAACCTTAATCGCCTCCGGAGTCGGGACATCTTGACCGACGTCGTCATTGTGGTGAGCCGTGAGCAGTTCAGAGCCCATAAGACAGTGCTCATGGCCTGCAG TGGCCTGTTCTACAGCATCTTCACCGACCAGTTGAAATGCAACCTTAGTGTCATCAATCTGGATCCTGAGATCAACCCTGAGGGGTTTTGTATCCTCCTGGACTTCATGTACACGTCCAGACTCAACCTGAGGGAAGGCAACATCATGGCTGTGATGGCTACAGCCATGTACCTGCAGATGGAACATGTCGTGGACACATGCAGGAAGTTCATCAAGGCCAG TGAAGCAGAAATGGTCCCTGCACTTAAGCCTCCCCGAGAAGAGTTCCTGAACAGCCGGATGCTGATGCCCCATGACATCATGGGCTATAGAGGTCGAGAGGTCGTGGAGAACAATCTGCCTTTAAGAAATACTCCTGGGTGTGAGAGCAGAGCCTTCCCCCCTAGCCTGTACAGTGGCCTGTCGACACCACCAGCCTCATATCCTATGTACAGCCATCTCCCCCTCAGCAGCTTCCTTTTCTCCGATGAGGAGCTACGAGACGCCCACGCCCGCATGCCTGTGGCCAACCCCTTTCCCAAGGAACGGACCCTCTCCTGTGACAGTGCCAGGCCAGTCCCCAGTGAGTATAGCAGGCCAGCCATGGAGGTGTCCCCCAGCTTCTGCCACAGCAACATCTACTCACCCAAGGAGGCAGTCCCCGAGGAGGCGCGGAGTGATATGCACTACAGTGTGGCTGAGGGTCCCAAGCCTGCTGCCCCTTCCGCCCGGAATGCCTCGTACTTCCCCTGTGACAAGGCCAGCAAAGAAGAAGAGAGACCCTCTTCAGAGGATGAAATAGCCCTGCATTTTGAGCCCCACAATGCACCCTTGAACCGGAAGGGTCTGGTTAGTCCCCAGAGTCCTCAGAAATCCGACTGCCAGCCCAACTCGCCCACAGAGTCCTGCAGTAGCAAGAACGCATGCATCCTTCAGGCCTCCGGCTCCCCTCCAGCCAAGAGCCCCACTGACCCTAAAGCCTGCAACTGGAAGAAGTATAAGTTCATTGTGCTCAACAACCTCAACCAGAATGCCAAACCGGAGGGCTCTGAGCAGACAGAGCTGGGCCGCCTGTCCCCTCGAGCCTACCCTGCCccgtctgcctgccagccacccCTGGAGCCTGAGAACCTTGGTCTCCAGTCCCCAACCAAGCTGAGTGCCAGTGGAGAGGACTCTACCATCCCCCAAGCTAGCCGGCTCAATAACATCGTTAACAG GTCCCTGACAGGCTCCCCCCGAAGCAGCAGCGAGAACCACTCGCCGCTTTACATGCACCCCCCAAAGTGCACGTCCTGTGGCTCTCAGTCCCCGCAGCATACAGAGATGTGCCTCCACACTGCTGGCCCCACGTTCCCCGAGGAGATGGGAGAGACCCAGTCGGAGTATTCGGATTCCAGCTGTG AGAATGGGGCCTTCTTCTGCAACGAATGTGACTGCCGCTTCTCCGAGGAGGCCTCGCTCAAGAGGCACACACTGCAGACGCACAGCGACAAGCCCTACAAATGCGACCGTTGCCAGGCCTCCTTCCGCTACAAAGGCAACCTCGCCAGCCACAAGACCGTCCACACGG GTGAGAAACCCTATCGTTGTAACATTTGTGGAGCACAGTTCAATCGGCCAGCCAACCTGAAGACCCACACCCGAATTCACTCTGGAGAAAAGCCCTACAAGTGTGAGACCTGTGGGGCCAGGTTTGTGCAG GTGGCCCACCTGCGTGCCCACGTGCTcatccacactggagagaagccgtATCCCTGTGAAATCTGTGGCACCCGCTTCAGGCACCTTCAGACCCTAAAGAGCCACCTGCGCatccacacaggagagaaaccttacCAT TGTGAGAAGTGTAACCTACATTTTCGTCACAAAAGTCAACTGCGACTCCACCTGCGCCAGAAGCACGGCGCCATCACCAACACCAAGGTGCAATACCGCGTGTCGGCCGCCGACCTGCCTCCGGAGCTCCCCAAAGCCTGCTGA